The genomic window AATGCTTACTTCACCAAAACCATTAAAAGATGTATTTTTCTGCCCTGAAGAATCAAATTTTTACTCTTACTGCTTGCAAAGCTTAGTATTAAATAACTGCTTAAGTTCTGAAACTATTATTGAATTTGGCTCTGGCGATGGTAGTCCAGTTATTAATTCTTTAAGCAAGCTAAAATTTGATGGGGTAGTACATGGATTTGAAATCAATAAGTTATCTTGCGAACTTGCAAATGAAAGGATAAAGGTTTACGGTTTAAGCGATAAATATATAGTTCATAATCGTTCTTTATTTGACACAACTAAACCTCAAGGAGATTATTTAATATCTAATCCACCTTATTTACCAGCAATAGATAACAAAATATATCAGCCATTTTTGCACGGCGGTACAGATGGAATAACTGTTACAAAACAGTTATTATCATTAGATTATAAAAATGTATTAGCGATGATTGCTAGTTATTCTAATCCTGTAGGTGCAATTGATTATGCTTTAACTAAAGGCTACCACATTGCCAATTTTATTATTTCCCCTTTGAATTTTGGTTATTATAGTTCTGAGCTAAAAGTCAAAAATCGCATTGAGGAATTAAAGCAAGAGCAAAAGGCTTTTTATTCTAAAAATATGTACTTGTTAGCAGGTGTATTATTTACAAAGCAAAGCGATCGCCAAGCAAATTTATCTACAGAGTTAGTACAATTAATGACGTGCTTATAACCTAACTTTACAACCTGCAAGGTAATTCATATCACACTACAAAAATAAGTTGCGGTGCTGAAAGTGCAATATTTTTTTTTGCAACTCTCCTGTCTCAGCCGCTTTCCTACGGCATTACCAGTTACCCATTCAGCAATCAATAAGTTATGCGAGTTATCCTCCAGCGTGTCACCGCCTCTAAAGTCTGCGATGAAATTGTCGGCAAAATTGGTAAAGGGTTAAACTTGTTCGTAGGCATTGCCAACACTTAATATTTGTACTCGCAGTGTAGAAAATAACACTGACTGTAGTAGATAATCAGTTTAAAACTTTTCTAAAAATTGGACTTTATACAACTATATAAAGTCCAATTTATCTAGGTTTTAGGTAATTTTACCTTATGTTGAGAGCAATGGGCATTGACGGCTGATTTAACAACACCATCAGCAAATTTGTCTACTCCTGCTACACCTAATTTGTCTTTGGTTTTTATAGGTAATTTAGCTTGAGTATCGGTCTTAATCTTATTTTTTACATTAACGTGTGGGTTACCAGAATTAAACTGATCGCAGGCTGTATAAGCCATTTCTACAAGTGTTGTGGTAGGAATTTCTATAATGTAGTGGTCATGTTTTGTGGTATCTCCCACTTGTAAAAAA from Synechocystis sp. PCC 7509 includes these protein-coding regions:
- a CDS encoding methyltransferase, with product MLTSPKPLKDVFFCPEESNFYSYCLQSLVLNNCLSSETIIEFGSGDGSPVINSLSKLKFDGVVHGFEINKLSCELANERIKVYGLSDKYIVHNRSLFDTTKPQGDYLISNPPYLPAIDNKIYQPFLHGGTDGITVTKQLLSLDYKNVLAMIASYSNPVGAIDYALTKGYHIANFIISPLNFGYYSSELKVKNRIEELKQEQKAFYSKNMYLLAGVLFTKQSDRQANLSTELVQLMTCL